Proteins encoded in a region of the Halorussus sp. MSC15.2 genome:
- a CDS encoding diacylglycerol kinase family protein, whose protein sequence is MVRQSEDGQRGARRLILNPTSGGGTDAERVRRLADERGFSVVETERAGHGTDLAEQAAADGVEVLAVCGGDGTLHEVVQGLVRAEALDAVTLCVVPAGTENFFAGDLGIESLEAGFEVADRGETRRLDIGVAGDEPFVLSAIAGLPADASAAATHERKDSLGPVAFLVSGIEEALEFDGLRAEIDVVRDDGTETEWSGEAEAILVGNVRKFAEEGGQADAEDGLLEVAVIEQLRASEAVVEYLEQRVLERDTPHVTELHARRLDFESLDGEPVSFSLDGEIREFERVTLSVRPGALRVKVGEGYEPNPE, encoded by the coding sequence ATGGTCCGCCAATCGGAGGACGGCCAGAGGGGGGCGCGCCGACTGATTCTGAACCCGACGAGCGGCGGTGGCACGGACGCCGAACGCGTCCGGCGACTCGCCGACGAGCGGGGGTTCTCGGTCGTGGAGACGGAACGCGCGGGCCACGGCACCGACCTCGCTGAGCAGGCCGCGGCCGACGGCGTCGAGGTACTCGCGGTCTGCGGCGGCGACGGTACCCTCCACGAGGTGGTGCAGGGACTGGTCCGGGCCGAGGCCCTCGACGCGGTGACGCTGTGCGTCGTCCCCGCGGGGACCGAGAACTTCTTCGCCGGAGACCTCGGCATCGAGTCGCTCGAAGCCGGGTTCGAGGTGGCCGACCGCGGCGAGACCCGGCGACTCGACATCGGCGTGGCTGGGGACGAACCGTTCGTGCTGTCGGCCATCGCGGGCCTGCCCGCCGACGCGAGCGCCGCGGCGACTCACGAGCGCAAGGACAGCCTCGGCCCGGTCGCGTTCCTCGTGTCGGGCATCGAGGAGGCGCTGGAGTTCGACGGTCTCCGGGCGGAGATAGACGTCGTCCGCGACGACGGAACCGAGACCGAGTGGTCGGGCGAGGCCGAGGCCATCCTCGTCGGGAACGTCCGGAAGTTCGCCGAGGAGGGTGGACAGGCCGACGCCGAGGACGGACTGCTGGAGGTGGCCGTCATCGAACAGCTACGCGCCAGCGAGGCGGTCGTCGAGTACCTCGAACAGCGCGTCCTCGAACGCGACACACCGCACGTCACGGAACTGCACGCCAGACGACTCGACTTCGAGAGCCTCGACGGGGAGCCTGTCAGCTTCAGTCTCGACGGCGAGATTCGTGAGTTCGAGCGCGTGACGCTCTCGGTTCGACCGGGCGCGCTCCGGGTGAAG